From a region of the Panicum virgatum strain AP13 chromosome 2K, P.virgatum_v5, whole genome shotgun sequence genome:
- the LOC120695716 gene encoding fructose-1,6-bisphosphatase, cytosolic-like isoform X2 yields the protein MQCVLVSEEDEEETFVDPALRGKYCVCFDPPDGSSNIDCGVSIGMSQDFEVVLQPGTNMLAAGYCMCGSSCTLVLSTGSGVNGFTLDPSLGEFILTHLDIKILKMGKIYSVNEGNAKNWDAAVAKFVEKCKYLKDGSPPKSLRYIGSCSLCNG from the exons ATGCAGTGCGTCCTTGtgtcggaggaggacgaggaggaaaCGTTCGTGGATCCTGCACTGCGTGGGAA GTACTGCGTCTGCTTTGATCCGCCCGACGGCTCCTCCAACATCGACTGTGGCGTCTCAATCGGAATG AGTCAAGATTTTGAGGTTGTGCTGCAGCCTGGCACAAACATGCTTGCTGCGGGATACTGCATGTGTGGCAGTTCCTGCACG CTTGTTCTGAGCACTGGGAGTGGTGTCAATGGCTTCACACTTGACCCATCACTTGGTGAGTTCATACTGACTCATCTAGACATCAAG ATACTTAAGATGGGAAAGATTTATTCAGTCAATGAAGGGAATGCCAAAAATTGGGATGCAGCTGTTGCGAA GTTTGTGGAGAAGTGTAAATACCTCAAAGATGGTTCGCCACCTAAATCTTTGAGATACATTGGAAG TTGTAGTTTATGCAATGGCTAG
- the LOC120695716 gene encoding fructose-1,6-bisphosphatase, cytosolic-like isoform X1, translating into MQCVLVSEEDEEETFVDPALRGKYCVCFDPPDGSSNIDCGVSIGMSQDFEVVLQPGTNMLAAGYCMCGSSCTLVLSTGSGVNGFTLDPSLGEFILTHLDIKILKMGKIYSVNEGNAKNWDAAVAKFVEKCKYLKDGSPPKSLRYIGSTVADVHCILPYGGVFLSPFDSAFFSTFVVYAMARWQKR; encoded by the exons ATGCAGTGCGTCCTTGtgtcggaggaggacgaggaggaaaCGTTCGTGGATCCTGCACTGCGTGGGAA GTACTGCGTCTGCTTTGATCCGCCCGACGGCTCCTCCAACATCGACTGTGGCGTCTCAATCGGAATG AGTCAAGATTTTGAGGTTGTGCTGCAGCCTGGCACAAACATGCTTGCTGCGGGATACTGCATGTGTGGCAGTTCCTGCACG CTTGTTCTGAGCACTGGGAGTGGTGTCAATGGCTTCACACTTGACCCATCACTTGGTGAGTTCATACTGACTCATCTAGACATCAAG ATACTTAAGATGGGAAAGATTTATTCAGTCAATGAAGGGAATGCCAAAAATTGGGATGCAGCTGTTGCGAA GTTTGTGGAGAAGTGTAAATACCTCAAAGATGGTTCGCCACCTAAATCTTTGAGATACATTGGAAG TACGGTTGCTGATGTTCACTGTATCTTGCCCTATGGGGGTGTATTTTTGTCTCCTTTTGATTCTGCATTTTTTTCCACTT TTGTAGTTTATGCAATGGCTAGATGGCAGAAGCGTTAA